In Cucurbita pepo subsp. pepo cultivar mu-cu-16 chromosome LG04, ASM280686v2, whole genome shotgun sequence, the following are encoded in one genomic region:
- the LOC111792771 gene encoding LAG1 longevity assurance homolog 2-like, with product MDSIWSHTGAPDALHFVIAVQFAFGFYAARFLLDRFIFRRFAIWLLSKGAAPLKLDEATQSKVVKCSESMWKLAYYGTVEICILKIAYNEPWFRDSNQYFKGWPNQELQLPLKLFYMCQCGFYLYSIAALLIWETRRKDFSVMMSHHVITVILIGYSYMTRFFQIGSVILALHDASDVFMEAAKVFKYSEKELGASVFFGFFAVTWLVLRLIFFPFWVIKSTSYDLCEYLKLSDANSRLIYYVFNTMLLMLLVFHIYWWLLICSMIHRQLKNRGKVGEDIRSDSEDDD from the exons ATGGACTCGATATGGAGCCACACTGGCGCGCCAGACGCCTTGCATTTTGTCATCGCCGTCCAGTTCGCCTTCGGCTTTTACGCTGCGAGGTTCCTACTCGACAGATTCATTTTTCGT AGGTTTGCAATTTGGCTGTTGAGCAAAGGAGCTGCTCCACTGAAACTTGATGAGGCTACCCAGTCAAAGGTTGTAAAATGTTCGGAATCAATGTGGAAACTAGCATACTATGGCACTGTTgaaatatgcattttaaaaattgcatATAATGAACCATGGtttagagattcaaatcaataCTTCAAAGGCTGGCCAAACCAGGAGTTGCA GCTTCCTCTAAAACTATTCTATATGTGCCAATGTGGGTTCTACTTATATAGCATTGCTGCTCTTCTTATATGGGAGACTCGGAGAAAGGACTTCTCTGTCATGATGTCTCATCATGTAATTACTGTTATCTTGATCGGATATTCATATATGACGAG ATTTTTCCAGATTGGATCGGTTATTCTTGCACTCCATGATGCAAGTGATGTCTTCATGGAAGCTGCcaaggtttttaaatattctgaGAAAGAACTCGGAGCAAGtgttttctttggattttttgcCGTTACATGGCTCGTATTGCGGCTTATATTCTTCCCATTCTGGGTTATAAAATCAACAAG CTATGATCTCTGTGAGTACTTGAAGCTATCAGATGCGAATTCCAGATTGATATACTATGTTTTCAACACGATGTTGTTGATGTTGCTTGTGTTCCACATATACTGGTGGTTGCTCATATGCTCCATGATCCATAGACAGCTGAAAAATAGGGGAAAAGTTGGAGAGGATATAAGATCTG ATTCGGAGGATGACGATTAG